A genomic window from Deinococcus aquaedulcis includes:
- a CDS encoding VgrG-related protein: MTRTVRDPLEGSVSSLYMNVDGRDMDRELFEVIHEITVDSSLQLPDVATITLRDIEGMLVDDERFKLGARIKIISQVQDHKETVFDGELVEIEPRYTKSTQQLRLRAFDRLHRLARGTHTRSFQNISDLDLVKKLAGEAGMTAKTEGSSVVHPYVLQHNQTNLAFLRERVSRLGMILYADGTTLHCEPVRGQDRIELTWGDNLSEFLPRLTSLQQTSQSTVRSWDPKQKRSVVGQATSGKGKAEVAESTKSEGVAQQAFNMKAPATSSTLIVRDQGYAAAIAQAQRNTVAEHLLEARGVTAGYPRLTAGTTLEIKNVGRRFSGKYIASNVRHVYRNGEGYSTEFSVTGSRPDSLGSLLRAASSGAGADAPYTPVQGLMIGVVTNNNDPENQGRVKLKLPALTEDDETDWARVAGLGNGPNRGSHHTPEVNDEVLVGFEHGDIHHPYVIGGLWNGKDSPPRPVNKVVKNGKVIQRVYRTRLGHEFIYDDPDAPDPPKITLQSSKNHALELNDDKKKPFVELRSKDGHRLTLTEGSGPQVILRDKNGNEVLLNTRSNTVTITSTGKLELKARMGISIDGGGGNVDVRGVMINLN; the protein is encoded by the coding sequence ATGACCCGTACTGTGCGCGACCCCCTGGAAGGGTCAGTCAGCAGCCTCTACATGAATGTGGACGGCCGGGACATGGACCGCGAGCTTTTCGAGGTGATTCACGAGATCACCGTGGACAGCAGCCTGCAACTCCCGGATGTGGCGACCATCACCCTGCGCGACATTGAGGGCATGCTGGTGGACGACGAGCGCTTCAAGCTGGGCGCCCGCATCAAGATTATTTCGCAGGTGCAAGACCACAAGGAGACGGTGTTCGACGGCGAGCTGGTGGAGATTGAGCCGCGCTACACCAAGTCCACCCAGCAACTGCGTCTGCGCGCCTTTGACCGGCTGCACCGGCTGGCGCGCGGCACCCACACCCGGTCCTTCCAGAACATCAGCGACCTGGACCTCGTGAAAAAACTGGCCGGCGAGGCGGGCATGACCGCCAAGACCGAAGGCAGCAGCGTGGTCCACCCCTACGTGCTGCAGCACAACCAGACCAATCTGGCCTTCCTGCGCGAGCGGGTCTCGCGCCTGGGCATGATTCTGTACGCCGACGGCACCACCCTGCACTGCGAACCGGTGCGCGGCCAGGACCGCATTGAGCTGACCTGGGGCGACAACCTCTCGGAGTTTCTGCCCCGCCTGACCAGCCTGCAGCAGACCAGCCAGAGCACCGTGCGCTCCTGGGATCCCAAGCAGAAACGCAGTGTGGTGGGGCAGGCCACCAGCGGCAAAGGCAAAGCGGAAGTGGCCGAGAGCACGAAGAGCGAGGGTGTGGCCCAGCAGGCCTTCAACATGAAAGCGCCCGCCACCTCCAGCACCCTGATCGTTCGCGACCAGGGCTACGCGGCGGCCATTGCCCAGGCCCAGCGCAACACGGTGGCTGAACATCTGCTGGAAGCGCGGGGCGTGACCGCTGGCTACCCGCGCCTGACGGCCGGCACCACCCTGGAAATCAAGAACGTGGGCCGGCGCTTTAGCGGCAAGTACATTGCCAGCAACGTGCGCCATGTCTACCGCAACGGCGAGGGCTACAGCACCGAATTCAGTGTGACTGGCAGCCGACCGGATTCCCTGGGCAGTCTGCTGCGTGCTGCCAGCAGTGGCGCGGGCGCCGACGCCCCCTATACCCCGGTGCAGGGCCTGATGATCGGGGTGGTCACCAACAACAACGACCCGGAGAACCAGGGCCGCGTGAAGCTGAAGCTGCCCGCCCTGACCGAGGACGACGAAACCGACTGGGCGCGCGTGGCGGGCCTGGGCAACGGCCCCAACCGGGGCTCGCACCACACCCCGGAAGTGAATGACGAGGTGTTGGTGGGCTTCGAGCACGGCGATATTCACCACCCCTACGTGATTGGGGGCCTGTGGAACGGCAAGGACAGCCCGCCGCGCCCGGTGAACAAGGTGGTCAAGAACGGCAAGGTGATTCAGCGGGTTTACCGCACCCGCCTGGGCCACGAGTTCATTTACGACGACCCCGACGCGCCCGATCCGCCCAAAATTACCCTGCAGAGCAGCAAGAATCACGCCCTGGAGCTGAACGACGACAAGAAAAAACCCTTTGTCGAACTGCGCTCCAAGGACGGCCACCGCCTCACGCTGACCGAGGGCAGCGGCCCCCAGGTGATTCTGCGCGACAAGAACGGCAACGAGGTGCTGCTGAACACCCGCAGCAACACGGTAACGATTACCAGCACGGGCAAGCTGGAGCTGAAAGCCCGCATGGGCATCAGTATTGACGGCGGCGGCGGCAACGTGGACGTGCGCGGCGTGATGATCAACCTGAACTGA
- a CDS encoding C39 family peptidase, with translation MTQANLQKRPPGLLDTLEQKVEELADGVLDALGWGQSKAAPQPGGPRPGGQTWTRDFRHDNGQLTLHLHLKRAADGQLSGHYAVQPKGKARGQNWPLSGRVLGDDSFTLQGTENGARFAGSLRGGMPQVSEFKNRKFSLENFAFTRLAAAVPRPKPAAKPVSAPPAAGGGQTASGPRTDALPDLPALREPGFLPRLRQVAAAVNTTPEIVLAFLNLESNLDPTSNKNRKTQYKGLGQIGRDALADINAHIAKRKLPLRPLNTTQDLTALSATQQLAYVEIHLKLHMHGVDKKAKAAGRTTSLEEVYMGHLGGSAKYAEKDVWVSEGSAAYRQNPMDADQDGHNTPAEAADTVRGRFTANFKANLDERSRHLKPTRRKFDGKTQLFYVYDPNHDNGLPLFSLDPAERTPIPAPVLPKPPAVEIREEEEPAGEPDALDQLMKLTEDTPQYTSQQIRVARELIKLQPQSQRAELYLILQEKTPHHSQRNNESLGRAVDGDRPNTRIGNVMCNLTSAAMVLEQLGIENPNPEDFPQFEDYLEDLRRKYVDARYQELLAAGLSPQKARQGSYQRFHRTTMEGWGKVLGLMGASYDTIPPRRDRKFWESTVRKHLEDGEAVMFSINGHIVRLQGMNEQGLIVDDPYGKSVLKKNTGLAAKDKDGQYKHDGTKSGNDTVWSWATVAEHDMLWIAAVKKK, from the coding sequence ATGACACAGGCCAACTTGCAAAAACGTCCGCCCGGTCTTCTGGACACCCTGGAACAGAAAGTCGAGGAACTGGCCGACGGCGTGCTGGACGCCCTGGGCTGGGGCCAGTCCAAAGCGGCGCCCCAACCGGGGGGGCCCCGCCCGGGCGGGCAGACCTGGACGCGCGACTTCCGGCATGACAACGGCCAGCTGACCCTTCACCTGCACCTGAAACGTGCGGCTGACGGGCAGCTGAGCGGCCACTACGCGGTACAGCCCAAGGGCAAGGCGCGCGGGCAGAACTGGCCGCTGTCCGGCCGGGTGCTGGGCGACGACTCGTTTACCCTGCAGGGCACGGAAAATGGTGCCCGGTTTGCCGGGTCGCTGCGCGGCGGCATGCCCCAGGTGAGCGAGTTCAAGAACCGTAAATTCTCGCTGGAGAACTTCGCCTTCACCCGCCTGGCCGCCGCCGTGCCCCGACCCAAACCGGCGGCCAAACCGGTGTCAGCACCCCCGGCGGCAGGGGGCGGTCAGACCGCCAGCGGCCCCCGCACGGACGCCCTGCCTGACCTGCCAGCCCTGCGCGAGCCCGGCTTTCTGCCCCGGCTGCGGCAGGTGGCCGCAGCCGTAAACACCACCCCAGAAATCGTGCTGGCCTTTCTGAATCTGGAAAGCAACCTGGACCCCACCAGCAACAAGAACCGCAAGACGCAGTACAAGGGGCTGGGGCAGATTGGCCGCGACGCGCTGGCCGATATCAACGCGCATATCGCCAAGCGCAAGTTGCCCCTCCGGCCGCTGAACACCACCCAGGACCTGACCGCCCTGAGCGCCACCCAGCAGCTGGCCTACGTGGAAATCCACCTGAAGCTGCACATGCACGGCGTGGACAAGAAGGCCAAGGCCGCTGGGCGCACCACCTCGCTGGAAGAGGTGTACATGGGCCACCTGGGAGGCAGCGCCAAGTACGCCGAGAAGGATGTCTGGGTGAGTGAGGGCAGCGCCGCTTACCGCCAGAACCCCATGGACGCCGATCAAGACGGTCACAACACGCCGGCCGAAGCCGCCGACACGGTGCGCGGCCGTTTCACGGCCAACTTCAAGGCGAACCTGGATGAGCGCAGCCGGCACCTGAAGCCCACGCGGCGCAAGTTCGACGGCAAAACGCAGCTGTTCTACGTCTATGATCCCAACCACGACAACGGCCTGCCGCTGTTCAGCCTGGACCCAGCTGAGCGGACGCCCATTCCTGCGCCCGTGCTGCCCAAACCCCCAGCGGTAGAGATCCGTGAGGAAGAGGAACCGGCCGGCGAACCCGACGCCCTGGACCAGCTGATGAAACTCACCGAGGACACCCCGCAGTACACCTCCCAGCAGATCCGGGTGGCGCGGGAACTGATCAAGTTGCAGCCCCAGTCGCAGCGGGCCGAGCTGTACCTGATCTTGCAGGAAAAGACCCCGCACCACTCGCAGCGCAATAACGAAAGTCTGGGGCGCGCGGTGGACGGTGACCGACCCAACACCCGCATTGGCAACGTGATGTGCAACCTCACCAGCGCGGCGATGGTGCTGGAGCAGCTGGGCATTGAGAACCCCAACCCCGAGGACTTTCCCCAGTTCGAGGACTATCTGGAAGACCTGCGGCGCAAGTACGTGGACGCCCGCTACCAGGAGCTGCTGGCCGCCGGCCTCTCGCCGCAGAAGGCGCGCCAGGGCTCGTACCAGCGCTTTCACCGCACCACCATGGAAGGCTGGGGCAAGGTGCTGGGCCTGATGGGCGCCTCGTACGACACCATTCCGCCCCGCCGCGACCGGAAGTTCTGGGAAAGCACCGTGCGCAAGCACCTCGAAGACGGCGAAGCGGTGATGTTCAGCATTAACGGGCACATCGTGCGCCTGCAGGGCATGAATGAGCAGGGCCTGATCGTAGATGATCCGTATGGCAAGTCGGTGCTGAAGAAAAACACCGGACTGGCTGCCAAGGACAAGGACGGCCAGTACAAGCACGACGGCACCAAGAGCGGCAACGATACCGTCTGGTCCTGGGCCACGGTGGCCGAGCACGACATGCTCTGGATTGCGGCGGTGAAGAAGAAGTGA
- a CDS encoding CIS tube protein, producing the protein MPIIPTGSGGQFARAQIVPVEGDGKSRKYDKPIPCMFNPREYSISRSLEWKTASNDNSDTGNKIYAGGTPAKLTLELFFDTYAFRAQPGVVEDVRKHTDRLWAMTQMDPSSTETAKGASMKKLRPPKVLFQWGSTWHFEAVIKDMEQQFTLFMPDGTPVRSIIKVTFEQADRSTAFYNPNSPGPKSVHVSQGIRNAAADRGFSGDLRRTAFGKG; encoded by the coding sequence ATGCCTATCATTCCAACAGGTTCAGGTGGACAGTTTGCCCGTGCACAGATTGTTCCCGTTGAAGGCGACGGCAAGAGCCGCAAGTACGACAAGCCGATTCCGTGCATGTTCAACCCACGCGAATACTCCATTTCCCGCAGCCTGGAATGGAAGACGGCAAGCAACGACAACAGCGATACCGGCAACAAGATTTATGCCGGCGGCACCCCGGCCAAGCTGACGCTGGAACTGTTCTTCGACACCTATGCGTTTCGTGCGCAGCCGGGAGTCGTCGAAGACGTGCGCAAGCACACCGACCGCCTGTGGGCGATGACGCAGATGGACCCCTCTTCAACGGAAACGGCCAAGGGGGCCAGCATGAAAAAGCTGCGGCCGCCCAAGGTGCTGTTTCAGTGGGGCAGCACCTGGCACTTTGAAGCCGTGATCAAGGACATGGAGCAGCAGTTCACGCTGTTTATGCCCGATGGCACGCCCGTACGCTCAATCATCAAGGTGACGTTCGAGCAGGCCGACCGCAGCACCGCTTTTTACAACCCCAACTCTCCAGGCCCCAAGTCCGTTCATGTCAGTCAGGGCATTCGCAATGCTGCGGCCGACCGGGGGTTCTCCGGCGACCTGCGCCGCACAGCTTTCGGGAAGGGCTAA
- a CDS encoding serine/threonine protein kinase, whose protein sequence is MTETKIFHHYQLGRLLGGGWLGPVHAATDLDEGREVALRILDDASSGQSFLIMQLERLLLKVSSLRHAHILPTEALQQRDHRAFYAMELGRQGSARQLLQGQARAAQPLPIVTAVELVRQAAAGLAHAHGHGLMHGNLKPENLILQPGRALLGHTGYVTQLSDFGLAELRAGSYGTHDRAVVNALAYMSPEQCRGVRNELRTDLYALGLILYELLTGMVPFEIRDAAEALEKHQHVAPRQPSRLRPDMPGALEEIVLTCLAKDPEDRYPHAQALEAALQEVLNALMPGGPEPTLRLSALPVLPPPPRLDSVTPGPELQLLVFSERHELVRAQPITVPTLTIGRAPDNAVVLEHVGVSRHHLNVEFSGGQAHVTELTATNGTVMDGLPLTPMTRLRWPTRTPLYLRPYWLVLLEPQAAAVRPRIVVSPERTSIKLSPGTPYVLDIGLANTGRTVDHFRVSLEGIPPEWVQDAHGEVQLNPGMQGQTSLTLLAPRDSRSRAGTYEVKVRARSRENPAEYGEAPMTIEVTPFHDLVATLLPPVRRTWRHTTYTLRVENKGNTRQDALTKLLDHEGQMLAVPRPQDLLNANIPQTTMMTGRGIDPTLMAQEAARQATQQARHAALMAAQRLVGGQGRIRLEGLPALLELEPGQSQEETLKVRVPLRWVGTSSHHEMRVDLYSVPQSEDDSGHLMTQARATLHHNPLIPLWLIPILLLLLGILIWWLTRPPVITQFTLNSSDTAVRPGQPFTLRWDTSNARRVSILELGADGQNLPPDGTFQVKKGITKDQRYTLVARSLIGRRAEKFEVVQSRFDRPVIEKFDVSPARVAGNQKVTVTWKVRNAEEVTITELGKVPAEGKRSFIPDKDLNITLSARNGTEKESDSRSVSVLGPEVETFKIDPPEIQKGQSAVLSWDIRNATTVTIDGLGTVPAKGKRTVTPKDSTTYTVTAVGGGNLTKSANARLEITLPKPEFTLFTVSPNPVKSNEQITITWKTKNASGVNVNYGEGAEDSGPEGSTIKPVPDKSSGFTVTLTARNEAGDQVPVSKQVAVEFVDEKEKEEAEQAEREKKERERLEREAQAQEKANLQKITFTAEPKEILGEGDVTLTWNAPGWETATISPLKGPINGKFDAEGSETDEKLNKTRVYTLILPLRNGKLYKLERKVVVKPRPVEIRNFSVSSNSLQAPGPVTLKWEVANASAVRIAGVAGPLAGSKWPPKGETTVNVAKTRTFVLSVGAQQKTQTVNVRLPQAIISSFSVQPTQVTGSGTAVLTWDVKNASSVRIDGVRGPNSDGSWPARSRTSVPVSATRTFVLRAGESTQSQTITVKPAPLPRINTFRPSATSLSAPGKVTLTWDVSNASAVRITNLVGNLPGGLWKPQGSATVQLNKTTNFVLTAGNQQRSVTVNVTPRISPPPSVGGQQTNPGPGANPPPPPPGVSPRVTSFLATPRSIKAGSSTTLSWRSVGVTSVRIEGIDGTFRPNDSVRVTPTQTTTYNLVATTSSGTLPRSSTTVTVTAATSPYADLAGLWNHPLGTLTISGIEGRRASGIFVGENDALANVPLDITFTGNTLTASSPQLEEFKLILTINTGRKTMTGTYTFRGESERWCAYRPNTPPPQDCR, encoded by the coding sequence ATGACTGAGACCAAGATCTTCCACCACTATCAACTGGGCCGCCTGCTGGGCGGGGGCTGGCTGGGCCCTGTCCATGCCGCCACCGACCTTGACGAGGGCCGCGAAGTCGCGCTGCGCATTCTGGATGACGCCAGCAGTGGCCAGTCGTTCCTGATCATGCAGCTGGAGCGGCTGCTGCTGAAAGTCTCCTCGCTGCGCCACGCGCACATCCTGCCCACGGAAGCGCTGCAGCAGCGCGACCACCGCGCCTTTTACGCCATGGAACTGGGCCGCCAGGGCAGCGCCCGCCAGCTGCTGCAGGGCCAAGCGCGCGCCGCCCAGCCGCTGCCCATCGTGACAGCGGTGGAACTGGTGCGGCAGGCCGCCGCCGGCCTCGCCCACGCCCACGGCCACGGCCTGATGCACGGCAACCTGAAGCCGGAAAACCTGATTCTGCAACCCGGGCGGGCGCTGCTGGGCCACACGGGCTACGTCACGCAGCTCAGCGACTTCGGGCTGGCAGAACTGCGCGCGGGCAGCTACGGCACCCATGACCGCGCGGTGGTGAACGCCCTGGCCTACATGAGCCCCGAGCAGTGCCGGGGTGTGCGCAACGAACTGCGCACCGACCTGTACGCCCTGGGCCTGATTCTGTACGAACTGCTGACCGGCATGGTGCCCTTTGAAATCCGGGACGCCGCTGAGGCCCTGGAAAAGCACCAGCACGTGGCGCCGCGCCAGCCCAGCCGTCTGCGTCCCGACATGCCGGGGGCGCTGGAAGAGATTGTCCTGACCTGTCTGGCCAAGGACCCCGAGGACCGCTACCCGCACGCCCAGGCCCTGGAAGCCGCGCTGCAGGAGGTCCTGAACGCCCTGATGCCCGGCGGCCCCGAGCCCACGCTGCGCCTGTCGGCCCTGCCGGTGCTGCCGCCGCCGCCCCGCCTGGACAGCGTGACGCCCGGCCCCGAACTGCAACTGCTGGTGTTCAGTGAGCGTCACGAACTGGTGCGCGCCCAGCCGATTACCGTGCCCACCCTGACCATTGGCCGCGCGCCGGATAACGCGGTGGTGCTGGAACACGTTGGGGTCAGCCGCCACCACCTGAATGTGGAATTCAGTGGCGGACAGGCGCATGTCACCGAACTGACGGCCACCAACGGCACCGTCATGGACGGGCTGCCCCTGACCCCCATGACCCGGCTGCGCTGGCCCACCCGCACGCCGCTGTACCTGCGGCCCTACTGGCTGGTGCTGCTGGAACCGCAGGCGGCAGCCGTGCGCCCCCGCATCGTGGTGAGCCCCGAGCGCACCAGCATCAAGCTCTCGCCGGGCACGCCGTATGTGCTGGACATTGGGCTGGCGAACACCGGGCGCACGGTGGACCACTTCCGCGTGAGCCTGGAAGGCATTCCGCCCGAGTGGGTGCAGGATGCCCACGGCGAGGTGCAGCTGAACCCGGGCATGCAGGGCCAGACCAGCCTGACGCTGCTGGCCCCGCGTGACAGTCGCAGCCGCGCGGGCACCTACGAGGTCAAGGTGCGCGCCCGCTCGCGCGAGAACCCCGCCGAATACGGCGAGGCGCCCATGACCATCGAGGTCACGCCCTTTCATGACCTGGTTGCCACCCTGCTGCCCCCCGTGCGCCGCACATGGCGCCACACCACCTACACCCTGCGGGTGGAGAACAAAGGCAACACCCGCCAGGACGCGCTGACCAAGCTGCTGGACCACGAAGGGCAGATGCTGGCGGTGCCGCGCCCGCAGGATCTGCTGAACGCCAACATCCCGCAGACGACCATGATGACCGGGCGGGGCATTGACCCCACGCTGATGGCCCAGGAAGCCGCCCGGCAGGCCACCCAGCAGGCCCGCCACGCCGCGCTGATGGCGGCCCAGCGGCTGGTGGGCGGCCAGGGACGTATTCGTCTGGAAGGCCTGCCGGCCCTGCTGGAGCTGGAACCCGGCCAGAGCCAGGAAGAAACGCTGAAAGTGCGCGTGCCCCTGCGCTGGGTGGGGACGTCCTCGCACCACGAGATGCGGGTGGACCTGTACAGCGTGCCGCAGAGCGAGGACGACAGCGGCCACCTGATGACGCAGGCGCGCGCCACACTGCACCACAACCCCCTGATTCCCCTGTGGCTGATTCCCATTCTGCTGCTGCTACTGGGTATTCTGATCTGGTGGCTGACGCGCCCGCCGGTGATTACACAGTTCACATTGAACAGCAGTGATACCGCTGTGCGCCCTGGGCAGCCCTTCACGCTGCGCTGGGATACCAGCAATGCCCGCCGAGTCAGTATTTTGGAACTGGGAGCTGATGGTCAGAACCTGCCGCCCGACGGCACTTTCCAGGTGAAGAAGGGCATCACCAAGGACCAGCGCTACACCCTGGTGGCCCGGTCCCTGATTGGCCGCCGCGCCGAGAAGTTCGAGGTGGTGCAGTCGCGCTTTGACCGCCCGGTGATCGAGAAGTTCGACGTGTCGCCGGCCCGGGTGGCGGGCAACCAGAAGGTCACCGTGACCTGGAAGGTGCGCAACGCCGAAGAAGTGACCATCACCGAACTGGGCAAGGTGCCGGCCGAGGGCAAGCGCTCGTTCATTCCCGACAAGGACCTGAACATCACCCTGAGCGCCAGGAACGGCACCGAGAAGGAAAGCGACAGCCGCAGCGTCAGTGTGCTGGGCCCAGAGGTGGAAACCTTCAAGATTGACCCGCCTGAAATCCAGAAGGGCCAGAGTGCCGTGCTGAGCTGGGATATTCGCAACGCCACAACCGTCACGATTGACGGCTTGGGCACCGTGCCCGCCAAGGGCAAACGCACGGTGACGCCCAAGGACAGCACCACCTACACTGTGACGGCGGTGGGCGGCGGCAACCTCACCAAGAGCGCCAACGCCCGCCTGGAAATCACGCTGCCCAAGCCGGAATTCACCCTGTTCACGGTCTCGCCCAACCCGGTGAAGTCCAACGAGCAGATCACGATTACCTGGAAAACGAAGAATGCCAGCGGCGTGAATGTGAATTATGGCGAAGGGGCCGAAGACAGTGGGCCGGAAGGTAGCACCATCAAGCCTGTGCCTGATAAGTCGAGTGGCTTTACTGTGACGTTAACCGCCCGTAACGAGGCTGGCGATCAGGTGCCGGTGAGCAAGCAGGTTGCCGTCGAGTTCGTTGATGAAAAAGAGAAAGAAGAGGCTGAACAAGCAGAACGAGAGAAAAAAGAGCGAGAGCGCTTAGAGCGAGAAGCGCAGGCACAGGAAAAAGCCAATCTCCAGAAGATCACCTTTACCGCCGAACCCAAAGAAATTCTGGGCGAAGGCGACGTGACACTGACCTGGAACGCTCCAGGCTGGGAAACAGCCACCATCTCACCGTTGAAGGGGCCCATTAATGGCAAATTCGACGCCGAGGGCAGTGAAACCGACGAGAAGTTGAACAAGACACGCGTGTATACCCTTATTCTGCCGCTGCGGAACGGCAAGCTCTACAAGCTGGAGCGCAAGGTCGTGGTCAAGCCCCGTCCAGTGGAAATCCGTAACTTCAGCGTGTCCAGCAATAGCCTGCAGGCGCCAGGGCCCGTGACCCTGAAATGGGAGGTGGCGAACGCTAGCGCCGTGCGCATTGCGGGTGTGGCTGGCCCGCTGGCCGGCAGCAAGTGGCCACCCAAGGGCGAAACCACCGTGAACGTGGCGAAGACCCGCACCTTCGTGCTGAGTGTCGGTGCCCAGCAGAAGACGCAGACAGTGAATGTTCGCTTACCACAAGCCATCATCAGCAGCTTCAGCGTGCAGCCCACCCAGGTCACTGGCTCGGGAACGGCGGTGCTCACCTGGGATGTGAAGAACGCCTCCAGCGTCCGCATTGACGGCGTACGCGGTCCCAACAGCGATGGATCGTGGCCGGCAAGGAGTCGCACCTCGGTGCCGGTCAGTGCTACCCGCACCTTCGTGCTGCGCGCGGGCGAAAGCACGCAAAGCCAGACCATCACCGTGAAACCCGCGCCCCTGCCCCGCATCAACACCTTCAGGCCCTCGGCCACCTCGTTGAGCGCGCCGGGCAAGGTGACCCTCACCTGGGACGTGAGCAATGCCAGCGCCGTGCGTATCACCAATCTGGTGGGCAATCTGCCGGGTGGTCTGTGGAAGCCGCAGGGCAGCGCCACCGTGCAGCTGAACAAGACCACAAACTTCGTGCTGACGGCAGGTAACCAGCAGCGCAGCGTGACGGTGAATGTGACTCCTCGCATCAGCCCGCCTCCTTCAGTGGGTGGGCAGCAGACGAACCCAGGGCCAGGGGCGAATCCACCTCCCCCGCCCCCTGGTGTGTCTCCCCGCGTGACCTCCTTTCTCGCCACTCCCAGGAGCATCAAAGCTGGGTCCTCCACCACCCTCAGCTGGCGCAGTGTGGGTGTGACTAGTGTGCGCATCGAGGGCATTGACGGTACGTTCCGGCCCAATGACAGCGTGCGTGTGACCCCCACCCAGACCACCACCTATAACCTTGTGGCCACCACCAGCAGCGGTACTCTCCCGCGCAGCAGTACGACCGTGACCGTGACGGCCGCGACCAGTCCCTATGCCGATCTGGCCGGGCTGTGGAACCACCCCCTGGGCACCCTGACCATCTCCGGCATTGAGGGCCGTCGGGCCAGCGGGATCTTTGTGGGCGAAAATGACGCTCTGGCCAATGTGCCGCTGGACATTACCTTCACGGGCAACACCCTCACGGCCAGTTCTCCGCAACTCGAAGAGTTCAAACTGATCTTGACGATTAACACGGGACGCAAGACGATGACAGGGACCTACACCTTCCGAGGTGAAAGCGAACGCTGGTGCGCCTACCGTCCCAACACCCCGCCCCCCCAGGACTGCCGCTAA